The Echinicola rosea genome has a segment encoding these proteins:
- a CDS encoding peptidylprolyl isomerase, which translates to MKTAEIVTEKGTMKVEFYEKDAPNTVKNFIDLSQKGFYDGLTFHRVIPNFVIQGGCPIGNGAGGPGYTIDCELDGENQHHERGVLSMAHAGRNTGGSQFFVCHSRDNTAHLDRNHTCFGKVVEGLDVIDQIRQGDKIEKILISED; encoded by the coding sequence ATGAAAACAGCAGAAATAGTAACTGAAAAAGGAACCATGAAAGTGGAGTTTTACGAAAAAGACGCTCCCAACACGGTTAAGAATTTTATTGACCTATCACAAAAAGGCTTCTATGATGGGCTTACCTTTCATCGGGTAATTCCAAACTTCGTTATCCAAGGGGGCTGTCCCATCGGGAATGGTGCCGGAGGACCTGGATATACCATTGATTGTGAACTAGATGGTGAAAACCAACACCATGAACGAGGCGTGCTGTCCATGGCACATGCAGGTCGAAACACTGGTGGTTCCCAGTTTTTCGTTTGTCACAGTAGGGACAATACAGCCCACTTGGACAGAAACCATACGTGTTTTGGAAAAGTCGTGGAAGGGCTCGATGTAATCGACCAAATCCGACAAGGAGACAAAATCGAAAAAATCCTCATTTCTGAAGATTAA